A genome region from Rhodopseudomonas boonkerdii includes the following:
- a CDS encoding NUDIX hydrolase, translating into MLHEPGAVRPASTILLLRKGATDPIDVFMMVRHYQIEFASGALVFPGGSVDAGDHEIAKRPELHDGGDHLDAEALAFRIAAIRETFEESRILLARPRGSKDLIVATKASAIADQHRDALNEGKVKFAEIIAENDLELAVDLLVPYAHWITPEGMKKRFDTWFFLAEAPPEQVGMHDGKESTDSIWLSPREALDGDTSGRFTLPFPTTRNLIKLGKQGSVDAAMDDARRNKIVSVMPIVTRDGDKRQLRIPIEAGYDGDVFEMTGAP; encoded by the coding sequence ATGCTTCACGAGCCCGGCGCCGTCCGTCCAGCCTCGACCATTCTGCTGCTCCGCAAGGGCGCTACCGATCCCATCGATGTCTTCATGATGGTGCGGCACTATCAGATCGAATTCGCATCGGGCGCGCTGGTCTTTCCCGGCGGCAGCGTCGATGCCGGCGATCATGAGATCGCCAAGCGGCCGGAACTGCACGATGGCGGCGACCATCTCGATGCCGAGGCGCTGGCCTTTCGCATCGCTGCGATCCGCGAGACGTTTGAGGAGAGCCGTATCCTGCTGGCGCGGCCGCGCGGCTCGAAAGATCTGATTGTTGCGACAAAAGCAAGTGCGATCGCCGATCAGCACCGCGATGCGCTGAACGAAGGCAAGGTCAAATTTGCCGAGATCATCGCGGAGAACGATCTCGAACTCGCGGTTGATCTGCTCGTCCCTTATGCCCATTGGATCACGCCGGAAGGCATGAAGAAGCGCTTCGACACCTGGTTCTTCCTCGCCGAAGCGCCGCCGGAGCAGGTCGGCATGCATGACGGCAAGGAGTCAACCGACTCGATCTGGTTGTCACCGCGCGAAGCGCTGGACGGCGATACATCCGGGCGCTTCACGCTGCCGTTCCCGACCACGCGTAACTTGATCAAGCTCGGCAAGCAGGGCAGTGTCGATGCGGCAATGGATGATGCTCGTCGCAACAAGATCGTGAGTGTCATGCCGATCGTTACCCGCGACGGCGACAAGCGTCAGTTGCGTATTCCGATCGAAGCGGGATATGACGGCGATGTGTTCGAGATGACGGGTGCGCCGTAA
- a CDS encoding GrlR family regulatory protein, whose translation MKNGLYSIHVVLLDGRSGKGSGVVTFRDGELLGGDAYLFYVGSYTVNHEAGTFKGEVSVMQHTPSPDMSPLFGNQSQPVGIGLTGTFTDSSATMNGTALVGKNSQIFHATLRKLAESEK comes from the coding sequence ATGAAAAACGGGCTGTACTCTATCCATGTCGTATTGCTGGATGGACGCTCCGGTAAGGGCAGCGGTGTCGTCACCTTTCGCGACGGCGAATTGCTCGGCGGCGACGCCTATCTGTTCTATGTGGGCAGCTACACCGTCAATCACGAGGCCGGCACCTTCAAGGGCGAAGTCTCGGTGATGCAACACACGCCAAGCCCCGATATGAGCCCGCTGTTCGGGAATCAGAGCCAGCCGGTCGGCATCGGCCTCACCGGCACTTTCACAGATAGTTCAGCGACCATGAACGGCACCGCACTGGTCGGCAAGAACAGCCAGATTTTTCACGCGACACTACGGAAGCTGGCAGAATCCGAAAAGTAA
- a CDS encoding PQQ-dependent dehydrogenase, methanol/ethanol family: protein MRRHGVSLALALGAALLGSAAIAQTKGTPEHIKAAVGAIDSASIKANAATSKDWPTYGLDYAETRFSKLDQINASNVKDIGLMWTYSLESTRGVEATPLVVDGIMYVSAPWSVVHAVDTRTGKRLWTFDPQVDREKSYRGCCDVVNRGVALYKGKVFVGAYDGRLIAIDAASGQKVWEKDTVIDHKMSYTITGAPRVFNGKVVIGNGGAEYGVRGYVTAYDADNGDQKWRWFTVPGDPSKPFEDESMAAAAKTWDPAGKYWINGGGGSAWDSITFDPDLNMVYIGTGNGSPWNRNIRSPAGGDNLYLGSIVALNADTGKYLWHYQETPGDNWDYTSTQPMILADITIDGQPRKVVLHAPKNGFFFVIDRTNGRFISAKNFVDVNWATGYDASGRPIEVPEARSPDKSFDSIPGPFGAHNWHPMSFNPQTGLVYLPAQGVPLNLTGEKKFAQNEPGPFKYAATTGWNIGFTLNAEPPKNLPFGRLIAWDPVQQKEAWRAEYVAPWNGGTLTTAGNLVFQGTADGRFVAYNAKTGEKLWETPVGTGAVAAPSTYEVDGKQYVSIAVGWGGVFGITQRATDREGPGTVYTFAIGGKAPLPEFTKYQIGNLLKGVAYDPKDVPDGTAIYVSACAACHGVPGVDKGGNVPNLGYSATETIGNLKDIVFNGPFKDKGMPDFTGKLTEADVTKIQAFIQGTADAIRPK, encoded by the coding sequence ATGCGGCGGCATGGCGTATCGCTGGCTCTGGCTTTGGGGGCTGCGCTGTTAGGCAGTGCAGCCATCGCCCAAACCAAAGGCACGCCCGAGCATATCAAAGCGGCCGTCGGCGCCATCGACAGCGCTTCGATCAAGGCGAATGCGGCGACGTCGAAGGACTGGCCGACCTATGGCCTCGATTACGCCGAGACCCGCTTCAGCAAGCTCGATCAGATCAATGCGTCCAACGTCAAGGACATTGGTTTGATGTGGACCTACAGCCTCGAATCCACTCGCGGTGTCGAGGCAACCCCGCTGGTGGTGGATGGCATCATGTATGTCTCGGCGCCATGGAGCGTCGTCCATGCCGTCGATACGCGGACGGGCAAGCGGCTGTGGACATTCGATCCGCAGGTCGATCGCGAAAAAAGTTATCGCGGCTGCTGCGATGTGGTGAACCGCGGCGTCGCGCTCTACAAGGGCAAGGTGTTCGTCGGCGCCTATGACGGCCGGTTGATCGCCATCGATGCCGCGAGCGGACAGAAGGTCTGGGAGAAGGACACGGTCATCGACCACAAGATGTCTTACACCATCACCGGCGCACCGCGCGTTTTCAACGGTAAGGTGGTGATCGGCAATGGCGGCGCGGAATATGGCGTCCGCGGCTATGTGACGGCCTATGACGCCGATAACGGCGATCAGAAGTGGCGCTGGTTCACGGTGCCCGGCGATCCCTCGAAGCCGTTCGAGGACGAGTCGATGGCCGCGGCGGCGAAGACGTGGGACCCCGCGGGCAAATACTGGATCAATGGCGGCGGCGGTTCGGCCTGGGACAGCATCACCTTCGATCCCGATCTGAACATGGTCTATATCGGCACCGGCAACGGCTCGCCATGGAATCGGAACATTCGCAGCCCTGCGGGAGGCGATAATCTCTATCTTGGCTCGATCGTCGCACTGAATGCCGACACCGGCAAATATCTCTGGCACTACCAGGAGACGCCCGGCGATAACTGGGACTACACATCGACCCAGCCGATGATCCTTGCCGACATCACCATCGACGGTCAGCCGCGCAAGGTGGTGCTGCATGCCCCGAAAAACGGGTTCTTCTTCGTCATCGATCGCACCAACGGCAGGTTCATCTCGGCGAAGAATTTCGTCGATGTGAACTGGGCGACGGGCTACGACGCCAGCGGCAGGCCGATCGAGGTGCCGGAAGCGCGTTCGCCGGACAAGTCGTTCGACAGCATCCCTGGACCGTTCGGTGCCCACAACTGGCATCCGATGTCGTTCAATCCGCAAACCGGCCTTGTCTACCTGCCGGCACAAGGCGTGCCGCTCAATCTCACCGGCGAGAAGAAGTTCGCGCAAAACGAACCGGGACCGTTCAAATATGCGGCGACGACCGGATGGAATATCGGCTTCACACTCAACGCGGAGCCGCCGAAGAACCTTCCGTTCGGGCGCCTCATCGCCTGGGATCCGGTGCAGCAGAAGGAGGCCTGGCGTGCCGAATACGTCGCGCCGTGGAACGGCGGCACGCTCACCACGGCGGGCAATCTCGTCTTCCAGGGCACGGCCGATGGCCGTTTCGTGGCCTACAATGCCAAGACCGGCGAGAAACTGTGGGAGACACCGGTCGGCACCGGCGCGGTCGCGGCGCCATCGACCTATGAGGTGGATGGCAAGCAGTACGTCTCCATCGCCGTCGGCTGGGGTGGTGTGTTCGGCATCACCCAGCGCGCGACGGACAGGGAAGGGCCGGGCACGGTCTATACCTTCGCCATCGGTGGCAAGGCGCCGTTGCCGGAGTTTACCAAGTATCAGATCGGCAACCTGCTCAAGGGCGTTGCATACGATCCCAAGGACGTACCTGACGGCACGGCCATCTATGTCAGCGCCTGCGCAGCCTGTCATGGCGTGCCTGGCGTGGACAAGGGCGGCAATGTGCCTAATCTCGGCTACTCGGCGACCGAGACCATCGGCAACCTGAAGGACATCGTCTTCAACGGCCCGTTCAAGGACAAGGGCATGCCGGATTTTACCGGCAAGCTGACGGAAGCGGACGTCACCAAGATCCAGGCGTTTATCCAGGGCACGGCGGACGCAATCCGGCCGAAGTGA
- a CDS encoding class I adenylate-forming enzyme family protein → MNITQGLRRVLATDPGVIATIDGERRRTWREVGDRVARLAGGLHKLGLQHNDRIAVLMQNSDRYFELYLGIAWVGAVIVPTNTRWSQAEILDSLLDCRASAIIVDSAFATMGQELARDAKLTLIYADDDAGPVDAHNYDKLVEASAPVPDAMRGREELAGIFYTGGTIGRSKGVMLSHGNIMSNSLHMMSEGLIPIGSTYLNAAPMFHVANGGAMFTSLANGGTNVIVRTFNPELVMQAIAREKVTATLIVPTMIQMLVDHPSFANYDLSSLKQLMYGASPINEALLKRAMKGLPNAEFHQLYGMTELSPLATHLPWEQHYSSAAASKNRLRACGRAAIGCEVRIVDNDRQPVPHGTVGEVAVRGQNVMMGYWERPEETAKAVIDGWMHTGDGGYMDEEGFVYLVDRMKDMIISGGENVYSIEVENTITQHPAVAQCAVIGIPDPHWGETVHAFVIPKPDTQVNAAEIVAFCRERIAGYKCPRTVDVRSEPFPLSGAGKVLKRELRRPYWENAVQAKAG, encoded by the coding sequence ATGAATATTACCCAGGGCCTGCGCCGCGTGCTGGCGACCGATCCGGGCGTCATCGCCACCATCGACGGCGAACGTCGCCGCACATGGCGTGAGGTCGGCGACCGCGTGGCACGGCTTGCGGGCGGCCTGCACAAGCTCGGCCTCCAGCACAATGACCGCATCGCTGTGCTGATGCAGAATTCCGACCGTTATTTCGAACTCTATCTCGGCATCGCCTGGGTCGGCGCGGTGATCGTGCCGACCAATACACGCTGGAGCCAGGCGGAAATTCTCGATTCCCTGCTCGATTGCCGCGCTTCGGCGATCATCGTCGACAGCGCCTTCGCAACGATGGGACAGGAGCTGGCCAGAGACGCCAAACTGACCCTGATCTATGCCGATGACGATGCTGGCCCGGTCGACGCCCACAACTACGACAAGCTCGTCGAAGCCAGCGCACCCGTACCCGATGCGATGCGCGGCCGCGAGGAACTGGCAGGTATTTTCTACACCGGCGGCACGATCGGACGCTCCAAGGGTGTCATGCTCAGCCATGGCAATATCATGAGCAATTCGCTGCATATGATGAGTGAAGGCCTGATCCCGATTGGATCGACCTACCTCAATGCCGCGCCGATGTTTCATGTGGCCAATGGCGGTGCCATGTTCACATCGCTCGCCAATGGCGGCACCAATGTGATTGTGCGCACCTTCAATCCCGAACTGGTGATGCAGGCCATCGCCCGTGAAAAAGTGACCGCGACACTGATCGTCCCAACCATGATCCAGATGCTGGTCGATCACCCGTCCTTCGCAAATTACGACCTGTCCTCGCTGAAGCAACTGATGTATGGCGCCTCCCCGATCAACGAGGCTCTGCTCAAGCGCGCGATGAAGGGCCTGCCCAATGCGGAATTTCACCAGCTTTACGGCATGACCGAACTCTCGCCGCTGGCGACGCATCTGCCGTGGGAGCAGCATTACAGCTCGGCCGCGGCATCGAAAAACCGCCTCCGCGCCTGTGGCCGCGCCGCGATCGGCTGCGAGGTCCGGATTGTCGATAACGACCGCCAACCCGTTCCGCATGGCACTGTCGGCGAAGTCGCCGTACGCGGCCAGAACGTGATGATGGGTTATTGGGAGCGACCGGAAGAGACCGCCAAGGCCGTCATCGACGGCTGGATGCATACCGGCGACGGCGGTTACATGGACGAGGAAGGTTTTGTCTATCTCGTCGACCGGATGAAGGACATGATCATCTCCGGCGGCGAGAATGTCTATTCCATCGAAGTCGAGAACACGATCACCCAGCATCCGGCCGTGGCGCAATGCGCTGTGATCGGCATTCCCGATCCGCATTGGGGCGAGACCGTGCACGCCTTCGTCATTCCGAAGCCGGATACGCAGGTGAATGCCGCGGAGATCGTCGCTTTCTGCCGCGAGCGGATTGCCGGCTATAAATGTCCGCGGACGGTCGATGTGCGCAGCGAGCCGTTTCCGCTGTCAGGTGCCGGCAAGGTGCTGAAGCGCGAGCTGCGGCGGCCGTATTGGGAAAATGCAGTGCAGGCGAAGGCTGGTTGA
- a CDS encoding PilZ domain-containing protein, with translation MIPDKRNAGRVTFERGFSVWLMAIDGTWRRNCLMMDVSETGARLVVESSIEGINLKEFFLLLSSTGLAFRRCELAWVNGEEIGATFLRQAAKKKPDRKAEAEV, from the coding sequence ATGATCCCTGATAAGCGAAATGCGGGCCGAGTGACGTTCGAGCGCGGTTTTTCGGTCTGGCTGATGGCCATCGACGGAACATGGCGGCGCAATTGCCTCATGATGGACGTCTCGGAAACCGGCGCTCGCCTTGTCGTCGAAAGCTCCATCGAGGGGATCAATCTCAAGGAATTCTTCCTGCTGCTCTCCTCAACTGGCCTTGCTTTCCGCCGCTGCGAGCTTGCCTGGGTCAATGGCGAGGAGATTGGCGCCACTTTCCTGCGTCAGGCGGCGAAGAAGAAGCCGGACCGAAAAGCCGAAGCTGAAGTCTAG
- a CDS encoding dihydrodipicolinate synthase family protein: MKLTSKAAGTFAIAPTPFFDDGRIDDKSIDSLIDFYASIGCDGVTVLGILGEAPKLESAESESVAARFIKRAGSKLQIIVGVSAPGFAAMRSLALKSMDAGAAAVMIAPPPHLRTDDQITAYFKQASEAIGEDVPWVLQDYPLTLNVVMTPAVIRRIVMDSKSCVMLKHEDWPGLEKITALRGFQKDGSLRELSILTGNGGTFLDFEMERGADGAMTGYAFPEMLIDVVDLSKKGERDKAHDLFDAHLPLVRYEQQPGVGLSVRKYVLQKRGIIASAAQRKPGPVLSAPAKAEVDYLLSRVARFDKRANLQPQSSAAG, translated from the coding sequence ATGAAACTAACGTCCAAAGCTGCCGGTACCTTCGCCATCGCGCCGACCCCGTTTTTCGATGACGGGCGTATCGATGACAAATCCATCGACAGTCTGATCGATTTCTACGCCTCGATCGGCTGCGACGGCGTCACCGTGCTCGGCATTCTCGGCGAGGCGCCGAAGCTGGAGAGCGCGGAGTCGGAAAGCGTGGCGGCACGTTTCATCAAGCGCGCCGGCAGCAAGTTGCAGATCATCGTCGGTGTCTCCGCTCCGGGCTTTGCCGCCATGCGCTCGCTGGCGCTCAAATCGATGGATGCCGGCGCCGCCGCGGTCATGATCGCCCCGCCGCCGCATCTGCGCACTGACGACCAGATCACCGCCTATTTCAAGCAGGCGTCGGAAGCCATCGGCGAGGATGTGCCGTGGGTGCTGCAGGATTATCCGCTGACCCTGAACGTCGTCATGACGCCGGCCGTGATCCGCAGGATCGTCATGGATTCGAAGTCCTGCGTGATGCTTAAGCACGAGGACTGGCCGGGTCTCGAAAAGATTACCGCACTGCGTGGCTTCCAGAAGGACGGCAGCTTGCGTGAACTCTCGATCCTGACCGGCAACGGCGGCACCTTCCTCGATTTCGAGATGGAGCGCGGCGCCGACGGTGCGATGACCGGCTATGCCTTCCCGGAAATGCTGATCGACGTGGTGGACCTGTCCAAGAAGGGCGAGCGCGACAAGGCGCATGACCTGTTCGACGCGCATCTGCCGCTGGTGCGCTACGAGCAGCAGCCGGGCGTCGGCCTGTCCGTGCGCAAATATGTGCTGCAGAAGCGCGGCATCATCGCCTCCGCTGCCCAGCGCAAGCCAGGTCCGGTGCTCTCGGCGCCGGCAAAGGCGGAGGTGGATTACCTGCTGTCGCGCGTCGCCCGTTTCGACAAGCGCGCGAATTTGCAGCCGCAGTCGAGTGCGGCCGGCTAG
- a CDS encoding DUF305 domain-containing protein, whose protein sequence is MSYSRFFARVMASTVVMFGLMYLNTWAMDHIFFSQTRMWMALLMGAVMAFVMLLFMRGMYKNRHANVAILAGSIVVFGVSLLLVRSQQTVGDVAYMKAMIPHHSIAIMTSDRAHIKDPRVRKLADGILEAQVREIGEMKSLIADLERTPVKSGTANLPPKQVGQ, encoded by the coding sequence ATGAGTTACAGCCGTTTCTTCGCGAGGGTCATGGCGTCAACCGTCGTGATGTTCGGGCTCATGTATCTCAACACGTGGGCGATGGATCACATATTTTTCAGCCAAACCCGGATGTGGATGGCGCTTCTGATGGGCGCCGTGATGGCGTTCGTCATGCTGCTCTTTATGCGAGGCATGTACAAAAACCGTCATGCGAATGTCGCCATCCTCGCGGGCAGCATCGTCGTCTTCGGCGTGTCGCTCTTGCTTGTTCGCAGCCAGCAGACCGTCGGCGACGTCGCCTATATGAAAGCGATGATACCTCATCACTCCATCGCGATAATGACCAGCGACAGAGCGCACATCAAGGACCCGCGTGTCCGCAAGCTGGCGGATGGCATCCTCGAGGCTCAGGTGCGTGAGATCGGCGAGATGAAAAGTCTGATCGCCGACCTTGAACGCACCCCGGTTAAATCCGGTACCGCAAATCTTCCGCCGAAACAGGTCGGGCAGTAG
- a CDS encoding PAS domain S-box protein: protein MPSAITAFLEKARSSSLSIGQLTFSGFLCVLAVILVMGIANVVAVRHIDMTFVELQRLQAVGDLAENIDRRLGSLRLAARDYVADPDAQPEKVSEAAAALGDLLKENRIELALEQREMIDGVDARLTAFREGIARIAALIAHRSALLATLPRLQQNVESAVSEMASMAIAKRMFQAQNEVTAALLAHDAMRAEQAARDMRAIPIDPPALRLAADTYADAIIAVSTTERQVADLDREVLGAEGQQIGRVTGLLRELTTRRGRQLSDVFAATLTGARWQSITLGSAGVLIGLMAALFVVRRIVRPLKAIARAIHALAGGQPQTAIPATTLNNEIGDIARAAEVFRKTLVEADAAREAAVRALAEQRLAEESYRKLFEGSIDGIYVTTPAGALLNANPALARMMGFDTPEHLIQATLDISKNIYVDPNARLEYQHRMERDGMVREFEYQVYQREQTVLWLSDSATAVRDENGVVVRYEGAVRDITNQKRAEAAVREGRRLLQQVIDTVPAVINVKDTDLRYVLMNRYMAGIFGIEPGEAIGQTTGELMTRYGASKTDSPDKRVLATKEGLGFYEEEYRDASGVMRQWLVNKMPLLRADGEVENIVTVALDIGERKRSEHEMRKARDAAEGALRNLRETQNSLIEAEKLAALGRLVAGVAHEVNNPVGIGLTVASSLERRVAKFAEEMARGDLRRSSLIEFVDANRDAASQLVANLNRAAELIQSFKQVAADRNYSDQRVFDLADLTEQVVMSLKPGLRKQKLTLAVDCRPNLTMNSYPGPYGQVLTNLLLNSVAHAFPDGTGGAVEIKVRESGVGYVEILFSDNGVGMTPDVRRRAFDPFFTTRRDQGGTGLGLHIVYSIVTNRLGGRLHLHSEPGQGTRIQIILPRTAPPEMAAE from the coding sequence ATGCCTTCCGCCATCACGGCATTTCTCGAAAAGGCCCGATCGTCTTCGCTCTCGATCGGTCAACTGACATTCAGCGGATTTCTCTGTGTATTGGCGGTGATCCTGGTGATGGGTATCGCCAATGTGGTGGCCGTTCGGCACATCGACATGACGTTTGTCGAGCTGCAGCGCTTGCAAGCCGTAGGCGATCTTGCCGAGAACATCGATCGCCGCCTGGGCAGCTTGCGGCTCGCAGCACGCGACTATGTCGCCGATCCCGACGCGCAGCCCGAGAAGGTATCAGAGGCCGCAGCAGCGCTTGGCGATCTGCTGAAGGAAAATCGCATCGAGCTGGCGCTCGAGCAGCGCGAGATGATCGACGGTGTCGATGCGCGATTGACAGCGTTCCGGGAAGGTATCGCTCGGATCGCGGCTTTGATCGCGCACCGGAGCGCGTTGCTCGCCACGCTGCCGCGTCTGCAGCAGAACGTCGAGAGCGCCGTCTCCGAAATGGCCAGCATGGCGATCGCCAAGCGTATGTTTCAGGCGCAGAACGAGGTCACCGCGGCGCTGCTGGCGCACGACGCCATGCGTGCGGAGCAGGCGGCGCGGGATATGCGGGCCATACCGATCGACCCGCCGGCCCTTCGACTAGCAGCCGATACCTATGCGGATGCGATCATTGCAGTTTCGACGACTGAGCGGCAGGTCGCCGATCTCGACCGCGAAGTGCTTGGCGCCGAAGGGCAGCAGATCGGCCGCGTCACCGGCTTGCTTCGCGAACTGACGACGCGCCGCGGGCGTCAGCTCTCCGACGTATTCGCCGCGACACTCACCGGGGCGCGCTGGCAGAGCATCACGCTTGGCTCCGCCGGTGTCTTGATCGGCTTGATGGCGGCGCTGTTCGTGGTGCGGCGGATTGTTCGTCCGCTGAAGGCCATTGCGCGCGCCATTCATGCGCTGGCCGGCGGGCAGCCGCAGACCGCGATCCCGGCCACGACATTGAACAACGAAATAGGTGATATCGCACGCGCGGCGGAAGTGTTCCGCAAGACACTGGTGGAGGCTGATGCCGCCCGCGAGGCGGCAGTGCGCGCGCTTGCCGAACAGCGTCTCGCGGAGGAAAGTTATCGCAAGCTGTTCGAGGGCTCGATCGATGGAATCTACGTGACGACGCCCGCCGGCGCGCTGCTCAATGCGAATCCGGCGCTGGCACGGATGATGGGATTCGACACGCCCGAGCATTTGATTCAAGCGACGCTCGACATCTCCAAGAACATCTATGTCGACCCCAATGCCCGCCTCGAATATCAGCACCGCATGGAGCGCGACGGCATGGTGCGCGAGTTCGAGTATCAGGTTTATCAGCGCGAACAGACGGTGCTGTGGTTGTCGGACAGCGCCACCGCGGTCCGCGATGAGAATGGCGTAGTCGTGCGCTATGAGGGTGCAGTCCGTGACATCACCAATCAGAAGCGCGCCGAAGCGGCCGTGCGCGAAGGGCGGCGCCTCCTGCAGCAGGTGATCGATACGGTGCCTGCGGTGATCAATGTCAAGGATACCGATCTGCGCTATGTCCTGATGAATCGCTATATGGCCGGTATTTTCGGCATCGAGCCCGGCGAGGCGATCGGCCAGACGACCGGCGAATTGATGACGCGCTACGGCGCCTCGAAAACCGATAGCCCCGACAAGCGTGTGCTCGCCACCAAGGAAGGTCTCGGCTTTTACGAAGAGGAGTATCGCGACGCATCCGGCGTGATGCGACAATGGTTGGTCAACAAGATGCCCTTGCTGCGTGCAGACGGCGAGGTCGAGAACATTGTCACGGTCGCGCTGGATATCGGCGAGCGCAAGCGCAGCGAGCACGAGATGCGCAAGGCGCGGGATGCAGCCGAAGGTGCGTTGCGCAATCTGCGGGAAACGCAGAACTCTCTGATAGAGGCCGAGAAGCTGGCGGCGCTCGGACGCCTCGTGGCCGGCGTGGCGCATGAGGTCAATAATCCCGTCGGGATTGGCCTGACGGTTGCATCCTCCTTGGAGCGGCGTGTGGCGAAGTTCGCCGAGGAAATGGCGCGCGGCGACCTGAGGCGCTCGTCGCTCATCGAATTCGTCGATGCCAATCGTGATGCTGCGTCACAGCTGGTCGCCAATCTCAATCGCGCAGCCGAACTTATTCAGTCATTCAAGCAGGTGGCCGCGGATCGCAACTATTCAGACCAGCGCGTGTTCGATCTCGCCGATCTCACCGAGCAGGTGGTGATGAGCTTGAAGCCGGGGCTGCGCAAGCAGAAGCTGACGCTTGCGGTCGACTGCAGACCGAACCTGACGATGAACAGCTATCCCGGTCCATATGGGCAGGTGTTGACCAACCTGTTGCTGAATTCGGTGGCTCACGCCTTCCCTGACGGAACGGGCGGTGCCGTCGAGATCAAGGTGCGGGAATCCGGCGTCGGTTACGTCGAAATCCTGTTCTCGGACAATGGTGTTGGCATGACGCCGGATGTGCGGCGTCGCGCTTTCGATCCATTCTTCACCACGCGGCGCGATCAGGGCGGCACCGGGCTTGGCCTGCACATCGTCTACAGCATCGTGACCAATCGACTTGGCGGGCGCCTGCATTTGCATTCCGAGCCGGGGCAGGGCACGCGCATCCAGATCATCCTGCCGCGGACTGCTCCACCGGAGATGGCTGCGGAATGA
- a CDS encoding O-antigen ligase domain-containing protein has protein sequence MNQGRLTSRLLGLLFAGWLPAVLLLVVTIAVGPALGSLSRPLFVIGCAIAGWYAWRQSAAAHVQAAIVLFAFAPFVRRFIDVTIGFDQASIMLIGPLIFILMPLPSIWAWLSLTVRPRNPWLVPPVIVLFCVAYAAAVSMLQNDWANAANGVLKWSAPILYAVALQLRARSDGELVNAMAGAFFVVLPITGLYGIWQYVDPPAWDRFWMNYASITSAGYPLPYMVRVFSTMNGPATYGTFTATGLLLVGFLRPSWQSLLAMGPAALGLLLSLYRASWLGLALGLLFCMVFAATRVRAVATGVSIAIAAACAVLFTPFGDVITSRLQSLGSGVEDGSGAERLEEFVTLWNAPDSFVWGSGFTFTDVGVAGAMPIDGQIIASWVVFGIPVGMICLAAYLWLTLWSISAAWRMPTREGVVLGSLALGALVVHMPLTSIASGEIGVLFWMVFAMACPWDQTKSMPEPARSLQRA, from the coding sequence ATGAATCAGGGCCGACTCACATCGCGTCTCCTAGGCTTGCTGTTTGCCGGATGGCTGCCGGCCGTTCTGCTGCTCGTCGTGACGATTGCGGTCGGGCCGGCACTGGGATCGTTGTCGCGGCCGCTGTTTGTGATCGGATGCGCGATCGCGGGCTGGTATGCCTGGCGACAGAGCGCGGCGGCACATGTTCAGGCGGCCATCGTGCTGTTCGCCTTCGCCCCGTTTGTGCGGCGTTTCATCGATGTCACGATTGGCTTCGACCAAGCCAGCATCATGCTGATCGGACCGCTGATATTCATCCTGATGCCGTTGCCGAGCATTTGGGCCTGGCTGTCGCTGACCGTGCGACCGCGAAATCCGTGGCTGGTCCCTCCGGTGATCGTCTTGTTCTGTGTCGCCTATGCCGCGGCGGTATCGATGCTGCAGAATGATTGGGCGAATGCGGCCAACGGGGTGCTGAAATGGAGCGCGCCGATCCTCTATGCCGTCGCCTTGCAACTGCGCGCCAGGTCGGACGGCGAGCTCGTTAATGCGATGGCCGGCGCATTCTTCGTGGTGCTGCCGATCACAGGGCTTTACGGCATCTGGCAATATGTTGATCCGCCCGCCTGGGACCGGTTCTGGATGAACTATGCCAGCATCACGTCGGCCGGTTATCCGCTGCCGTATATGGTGCGCGTGTTCAGCACCATGAACGGTCCGGCCACCTACGGCACGTTTACTGCGACCGGTCTGCTCCTGGTCGGTTTCCTGCGGCCGAGCTGGCAGTCGCTGCTGGCCATGGGGCCGGCCGCGCTTGGTCTTCTGCTTTCACTCTACCGGGCCAGCTGGCTCGGGTTGGCGCTCGGCCTGCTGTTCTGCATGGTGTTCGCGGCAACGCGGGTGCGCGCGGTGGCGACCGGCGTCAGCATCGCGATCGCAGCCGCCTGCGCCGTCCTGTTCACGCCGTTCGGCGACGTCATCACCTCACGGCTGCAATCGCTCGGCAGTGGTGTTGAAGACGGCAGCGGTGCCGAACGCCTTGAAGAGTTTGTCACGCTGTGGAATGCGCCCGACAGTTTCGTGTGGGGATCGGGCTTTACCTTCACCGACGTCGGTGTGGCCGGTGCCATGCCGATCGATGGCCAGATTATCGCCAGTTGGGTGGTATTCGGTATCCCGGTCGGAATGATCTGTCTTGCCGCCTATCTCTGGCTGACGTTGTGGAGCATCTCGGCGGCGTGGCGGATGCCGACGCGGGAAGGTGTCGTGCTCGGTTCGCTCGCGCTCGGCGCGCTTGTCGTCCATATGCCGCTCACCAGCATCGCCTCAGGCGAAATCGGGGTATTGTTCTGGATGGTTTTTGCCATGGCCTGCCCATGGGACCAAACCAAGTCCATGCCGGAGCCCGCGAGATCGCTGCAACGGGCTTGA